A part of Desulfobacter sp. genomic DNA contains:
- a CDS encoding 4Fe-4S binding protein — translation MAYTISNECIGCMACAKICPTNAVTGEKKQIHAIDPAACIECGACGRVCPSRAVLDHFGLAFERIPKKEWDCPQFDLKTCMSCTICLDTCPVSAISQALLLKGNPHLFPVLADEALCIGCGFCAGDCPADAVTMVPRNRESRTEETEKA, via the coding sequence ATGGCATACACCATATCAAATGAATGCATCGGCTGCATGGCCTGTGCAAAAATCTGCCCCACAAACGCCGTCACCGGCGAAAAAAAACAAATCCACGCCATTGATCCTGCAGCCTGCATTGAATGCGGGGCCTGCGGACGGGTCTGCCCCTCCAGGGCCGTGCTGGACCATTTCGGCCTGGCCTTTGAACGGATCCCCAAAAAGGAGTGGGACTGCCCCCAATTCGATTTGAAAACCTGCATGTCCTGCACCATCTGCCTGGACACCTGCCCGGTATCCGCCATCTCACAGGCACTCCTGCTCAAGGGGAATCCCCACCTTTTCCCTGTTCTGGCAGATGAGGCGCTTTGCATCGGTTGCGGATTCTGCGCAGGGGACTGCCCGGCCGACGCCGTCACCATGGTCCCCCGGAACCGGGAGAGCAGGACCGAGGAGACTGAAAAGGCGTAA
- a CDS encoding iron-containing alcohol dehydrogenase translates to MYMPDYYEFCCRVNLVAGHDALEKIPGLLAGMDASSPMILTDKGVAGAGLVEILVTALNGGLDIRTIEDDVPPDSDINLVGRLAGVYREKGCDAIIAIGGGSVLDTAKGINILVSEGGDDLLAFTGVGALKRPLRPFIAIPTTAGTGSEVTQAAVIADPEAARKMLFGSYYLLPDAAVVDSRMTLTLPPHITAATAMDAMAHAVEATVMLAKNPISDSHAYEAMSMIARHLPRVLENTGDREGRLALAAAATMAGMAFSNAMVGMVHALGHSVGAVCHVPHGTCMAIFLPYGLEYNLHRVEDRIADLLLPLAGPEAYVSTPAPGRAKAVIDWIRRFNIDLNRATGGTHAVRLKDLKTREGAPMVPREKLPEIAATALGDGAISYNPEEMDYDDFLMVAEAAWEGVPLDLSKIKKG, encoded by the coding sequence ATGTACATGCCTGACTATTATGAATTCTGCTGCCGGGTCAACCTTGTGGCCGGCCACGACGCATTGGAAAAGATCCCCGGTCTTCTGGCCGGGATGGACGCCTCATCCCCCATGATACTGACGGACAAGGGGGTGGCCGGGGCCGGCCTTGTGGAGATCCTGGTCACCGCTTTGAACGGGGGCCTGGACATCCGCACTATTGAAGACGATGTCCCACCGGATTCGGATATCAACCTGGTGGGCCGCCTGGCCGGGGTATACAGGGAAAAGGGCTGCGACGCCATCATCGCCATCGGCGGCGGATCGGTCCTGGATACGGCCAAGGGCATCAACATCCTGGTTTCGGAAGGGGGAGACGACCTTCTGGCATTCACCGGGGTCGGCGCCCTGAAACGCCCCCTGCGCCCCTTCATCGCCATCCCCACCACCGCCGGCACCGGCTCCGAGGTCACCCAGGCGGCTGTCATCGCCGATCCCGAAGCGGCCAGGAAAATGCTGTTCGGTTCCTATTACCTCCTCCCCGACGCCGCAGTGGTGGATTCCAGAATGACCCTGACACTGCCCCCCCACATCACAGCGGCCACGGCCATGGATGCCATGGCCCATGCCGTGGAAGCCACAGTGATGCTGGCCAAAAATCCCATCTCCGACAGCCATGCCTATGAAGCCATGTCCATGATCGCCCGGCACCTGCCCCGGGTCCTTGAAAACACCGGGGACAGGGAAGGACGGCTGGCCCTGGCCGCCGCCGCCACCATGGCGGGCATGGCCTTTTCCAACGCCATGGTGGGCATGGTCCATGCCCTGGGCCATTCCGTGGGAGCGGTCTGCCATGTGCCCCACGGCACCTGCATGGCCATTTTCCTGCCCTACGGCCTGGAGTACAACCTCCACCGGGTTGAAGACAGAATCGCCGATCTTCTGCTGCCCCTGGCAGGTCCCGAAGCCTACGTATCCACCCCGGCACCCGGGCGGGCCAAAGCCGTAATCGACTGGATCCGGCGGTTCAACATTGACCTGAACCGGGCCACCGGCGGCACCCATGCCGTCCGCCTCAAAGACCTGAAAACCCGTGAAGGGGCCCCCATGGTGCCCAGGGAAAAACTGCCGGAAATTGCGGCCACGGCCCTGGGCGACGGCGCCATCTCCTACAATCCCGAAGAGATGGACTACGACGACTTTCTCATGGTGGCCGAAGCAGCCTGGGAAGGCGTCCCCCTGGACCTTTCCAAAATCAAAAAGGGGTAA
- a CDS encoding aldehyde ferredoxin oxidoreductase family protein: MTTPKGYMGKIMMVDLTTGAIETEKISPKVYQSFLSGMGLAAHILYHRIPAGADPLGQENILGFVSGLLTGTGSLFTGRWMVTGLSPLTGGWGEANCGGSFSPAIKRCGVDGIFFKGISEKPVYLCVDDQGARLETAEAVWGKDAVEAETALIEKHPNARVACIGQAGEKRSLISGVSTDKGRLAARSGLGAVMGSKNLKALVLAGKKRIRVHNREEMKRLSKICNKWVQFQPPFVPGWLTAPVGALMRILPFVATQDGLLYKIMLRKWGTVSMNQISVEMGDSPIKNWMGSSADWGFFKSFSSQPDRFTRQETEKFHCYSCPLGCGGICKTKGRFPETHKPEYETVLSFGGFIMNKDVDLIFYLNELLNRAGMDTISAGHAVAFAMECYEKGIITTGHTGGRALEWGDPDDIKFLVEAMVARDGIGDLLADGVKRAAESIGPEAEAIALHCAGQEPAMHDSRNDPGFALHYSVDPAPGRHTNGAGLYYEMYQLWKKVKGVPKMGPAYMKSSKYKKDIHHARVGKANSVYLNVMNGAGACLFGGFIGATRIRIFDWLNGATGWQFTPEDYMEIGANIQVLKQAFNIKQGLDPKTCRVPDRLLGRPVQTRGANKGRTVDVETMMKDYWELFGWDRETGRPTEETVNRIASIA; the protein is encoded by the coding sequence ATGACCACACCAAAAGGGTACATGGGCAAAATCATGATGGTGGATCTTACAACGGGGGCCATAGAAACGGAGAAAATCTCCCCCAAGGTATACCAGTCCTTTTTATCGGGTATGGGCCTGGCCGCCCACATCCTCTACCACCGGATCCCTGCCGGGGCCGATCCTTTGGGGCAGGAAAATATCCTGGGCTTTGTATCCGGCCTGCTCACGGGCACCGGCTCCCTGTTCACCGGGCGGTGGATGGTGACCGGGCTTTCGCCGCTGACCGGCGGCTGGGGAGAGGCCAACTGCGGCGGCTCCTTTTCTCCGGCCATAAAGCGCTGCGGGGTGGACGGCATTTTTTTCAAGGGAATCAGCGAGAAACCGGTCTACCTCTGCGTGGACGACCAGGGGGCCCGGCTGGAGACGGCAGAGGCAGTCTGGGGTAAGGATGCGGTGGAAGCGGAAACCGCGCTCATTGAAAAACATCCCAATGCCCGGGTGGCCTGTATCGGCCAGGCCGGTGAAAAGCGGTCCCTGATCTCCGGGGTCTCCACGGACAAGGGACGGCTGGCGGCCCGGTCCGGCCTGGGCGCGGTCATGGGATCCAAGAACCTCAAGGCCCTGGTCCTTGCCGGCAAAAAGCGGATTCGCGTCCACAACCGGGAGGAAATGAAACGGCTGAGCAAAATCTGCAACAAATGGGTGCAGTTCCAGCCCCCCTTTGTGCCGGGCTGGCTCACGGCACCTGTGGGGGCGCTGATGCGGATACTTCCCTTTGTGGCCACCCAGGACGGCCTGCTCTATAAGATCATGCTGCGAAAATGGGGCACGGTTTCCATGAACCAGATTTCCGTGGAAATGGGGGATTCTCCCATCAAAAACTGGATGGGATCCTCTGCTGACTGGGGATTTTTCAAATCCTTTTCCTCCCAGCCCGACAGGTTCACCAGGCAGGAAACCGAAAAGTTCCACTGCTATTCCTGCCCCTTAGGCTGCGGCGGCATCTGCAAAACAAAGGGCAGATTCCCTGAAACCCACAAGCCCGAGTATGAAACCGTGCTTTCCTTCGGCGGCTTCATCATGAACAAAGACGTGGACCTGATCTTCTACCTCAACGAACTGCTCAACCGGGCCGGCATGGATACCATCTCCGCCGGCCATGCCGTGGCCTTTGCCATGGAATGCTATGAAAAAGGCATCATCACCACCGGCCACACCGGCGGCCGGGCCCTGGAATGGGGGGATCCCGATGATATTAAATTCCTGGTGGAAGCCATGGTGGCACGGGACGGCATCGGCGACCTTCTGGCCGACGGGGTGAAGCGGGCGGCGGAAAGCATAGGGCCCGAAGCCGAGGCCATTGCCCTGCACTGCGCCGGCCAGGAGCCGGCCATGCACGATTCCCGCAATGACCCGGGCTTTGCCCTCCACTACAGCGTGGACCCGGCGCCGGGCCGCCACACCAACGGGGCCGGGCTTTATTACGAAATGTACCAGCTGTGGAAAAAGGTGAAAGGGGTGCCCAAAATGGGCCCGGCCTATATGAAATCCTCCAAGTATAAAAAGGATATCCACCACGCCAGGGTGGGCAAGGCCAATTCCGTTTACCTCAACGTGATGAACGGCGCCGGGGCCTGTCTTTTCGGCGGATTCATCGGGGCCACGCGGATACGGATATTCGACTGGCTCAACGGGGCAACGGGCTGGCAGTTCACTCCGGAAGACTACATGGAAATCGGAGCCAATATCCAGGTGCTCAAACAGGCCTTCAATATCAAGCAGGGCCTGGACCCCAAAACCTGCCGGGTGCCGGACCGGCTCCTGGGCAGACCGGTCCAGACCCGGGGGGCCAACAAGGGCCGCACCGTGGACGTGGAAACCATGATGAAAGATTATTGGGAACTCTTCGGCTGGGACCGGGAAACCGGCCGGCCCACGGAGGAGACCGTCAACCGTATTGCATCCATTGCATGA